A single Pseudanabaena yagii GIHE-NHR1 DNA region contains:
- a CDS encoding helix-turn-helix domain-containing protein — MPAALKVKLSLEEDKRLLEISQKEATGKRVKHRAEAIRLSSHGWKVAQIAAYFEWHEQTVREIIQRWKQNGEQGLYDLPKTGRPKQWQEEDLKYLETCLEQDSQVYNSQQLSAKLQQERQVNLSSDRIRKLLKKRVGYGNGREFPTKTNRIKKPKP, encoded by the coding sequence ATGCCAGCCGCCCTCAAAGTAAAACTGAGTCTAGAAGAAGACAAAAGACTGCTGGAAATCAGCCAAAAAGAAGCCACAGGAAAACGAGTAAAACACAGAGCCGAAGCGATACGGCTAAGCAGTCATGGGTGGAAAGTCGCCCAAATAGCAGCATATTTCGAGTGGCATGAACAAACAGTGCGAGAAATCATCCAAAGATGGAAACAAAATGGCGAACAAGGGTTGTATGACTTGCCCAAAACAGGAAGACCAAAACAATGGCAAGAGGAAGACCTGAAATATCTGGAAACCTGTCTGGAACAAGATAGTCAGGTGTACAACAGTCAGCAATTATCCGCCAAGCTTCAGCAAGAAAGACAAGTAAACCTAAGTAGTGACCGCATTAGGAAACTACTAAAAAAAAGGGTTGGGTATGGAAACGGGCGCGAATTTCCCACCAAGACAAACAGGATCAAGAAACCAAAGCCATAA
- a CDS encoding transposase gives MKYLDETGFSCWSPVQYGWIRQGQSKRLEQTALRGKRVSLIGVLEPEVSFDAAYRIGSITSKEYMEIMDRQADLAADLFLRHRVITVIGQDNSSTHTSKAVQLKIPEWERKGLFLFQLPPYCSEMNPIELEWLHLKRDHLSGQMFDSEDYLMWGIKMLFFPVTILLALILPILSFLMPSYLLALVSKELELLSET, from the coding sequence TTGAAATATCTAGATGAAACAGGATTTAGTTGTTGGTCTCCTGTGCAGTATGGCTGGATTCGGCAAGGGCAGAGTAAACGTCTTGAGCAAACAGCATTGCGAGGTAAGCGTGTCAGTTTAATTGGTGTGTTGGAGCCTGAAGTAAGTTTTGATGCTGCTTATCGCATCGGTAGTATCACCAGCAAAGAATATATGGAAATCATGGATCGACAGGCTGATTTAGCTGCGGATTTATTCTTGCGTCATCGTGTAATTACTGTCATTGGTCAAGATAATAGCTCTACCCATACCTCTAAGGCAGTACAACTCAAAATTCCTGAGTGGGAGCGTAAGGGCTTATTTTTATTTCAGTTGCCTCCCTACTGCTCCGAGATGAATCCCATTGAATTGGAGTGGTTACATTTAAAGCGTGACCATCTTTCTGGACAAATGTTTGACTCTGAGGATTATTTAATGTGGGGTATCAAGATGCTCTTCTTTCCCGTTACGATTCTCTTGGCTTTGATACTTCCTATTTTGAGTTTTCTTATGCCTAGCTACTTATTAGCATTGGTCTCTAAGGAATTAGAGCTTTTATCGGAGACTTGA